A window of Bacteroidota bacterium contains these coding sequences:
- a CDS encoding DUF3089 domain-containing protein: MSGSTPDYSLSKNWAALPELRDNADRVPSHSSEKNMQSEAKADVFFIHPTTYTRTTDHSKDWNANIDDPEINKRTDQTTILYQASTFNSSARVFAPRYRQANISSYFTNQVSVANEAFDLAYTDVKSAFEYYLKNYNQGRPIIIASHSQGTTHAIRLLKEYFDGKELSRQLVAAYLVGMPVYDSVFTKLKPCDDSTETGCYTSWRTYARDFYPEGYVQPLHPAVCTNPLSWKTDTINIPRELNPGTILKNFDRIVEKVCDAQVDIKDGVLRISRPHFTGSRLYNLKNYHIADFNLFYMSIRRNAQKRIAEFLKHQRN; this comes from the coding sequence GTGTCCGGATCCACACCTGATTACAGCTTGTCGAAAAACTGGGCTGCCTTACCGGAACTCAGGGATAATGCCGACCGTGTTCCGAGTCACAGTAGTGAAAAAAACATGCAATCTGAAGCGAAGGCCGATGTTTTCTTTATCCACCCAACGACTTACACCCGAACTACCGATCATTCCAAAGACTGGAATGCGAACATTGATGATCCGGAAATCAATAAACGAACTGATCAAACAACCATCCTTTACCAGGCGAGTACTTTCAACAGCTCTGCGCGTGTATTTGCTCCGCGATACAGACAAGCAAACATTTCATCCTATTTTACGAATCAGGTATCCGTAGCCAATGAAGCATTTGATCTCGCTTACACCGATGTAAAAAGTGCTTTTGAATATTATTTGAAAAATTACAATCAGGGACGACCAATTATTATTGCATCGCATAGTCAGGGCACTACTCACGCGATCCGTTTGCTGAAAGAATATTTTGACGGAAAGGAATTGTCCCGACAACTGGTCGCAGCTTACCTGGTTGGAATGCCGGTTTATGATTCTGTTTTTACAAAACTAAAACCCTGCGACGACTCCACTGAAACCGGATGCTATACTTCCTGGCGTACCTACGCGCGGGATTTTTATCCGGAAGGATATGTTCAACCGCTTCATCCGGCGGTATGCACAAATCCACTCAGCTGGAAAACGGATACAATAAATATTCCCAGGGAATTAAATCCCGGAACAATTCTTAAAAATTTCGATCGCATCGTTGAAAAAGTTTGTGATGCACAGGTGGATATAAAAGATGGTGTTTTGCGTATTTCAAGACCACATTTTACCGGCAGCCGTCTGTACAATCTGAAAAATTACCACATCGCGGATTTCAATCTCTTCTACATGAGTATCCGCCGAAACGCGCAAAAACGGATTGCCGAGTTTTTAAAACATCAGCGTAATTAG
- a CDS encoding SprB repeat-containing protein, translating into MATFTSFCYAGNYTWNGNTSTAWATSSNWTPSGVPGSTDTVTIVTGSRNVYLAANTSVKQLTITSGTIDLQSYTLSVSATGMFTSGQINNGTLSLYGTSTITFKGTTFGAIVSATGNSILLNGSTFNDSLSVVKKGTAGDNGKGGNTFNGAVSIIDSASGNLVLSDSFPDVFNSRAWVTNRSTGKIYIAHRGTSNQFNGNVTFAGKNIWSNYYGTASYNGNINFDTPNGEVYFGYSNGSCSLSSGKNLSIGTNGFSAGFLYLRNFVQSDSTISINLTLSGTAKIAFESGTSIKANVSASAPFIYLEGTRFLGTCSITTTGSSNITSLGGSYFAKATTMYHNPSAACTFTSGSTSVDTFASPVVLKNGIGTMSINNSLFLDSVTFKNLNTSTGSDRYYIANTGNARMKGKVVLDNALAGMNFGNSGGTTTLDSSASMSVLSTFTGNLTLKNFIQKGSNSVSIALNNSSTKLILNSGTSFEGSFTYYGRNIQLNGTTFNSTTEITRYGTSGDVSSGGNIFNGNTTIRDSSSHNHDFILANSNIDIFNNTITFIQKGTNVNILPAYNSNTIFSGDINFISTSPIQCGANGGKVIFNGNYVQYLTKNSVAPTFRKIEINKHRSFVKLGFPVSLNDSLILAEGILITDTTNILALGVNGIILGGNDSSYIFGPMQKLGNSKFEFPLGDSLLSTGPYHPLSISPPSSITDEFQVQYFPDSLNISGTLDSVDLGICEYWNVKRIAGNSTIKVSLGWNSNSCQIDDQQYMVVSGFDSLWHNYAKFVSNHTTEVSGIIQSLNEASITDHMYFTISKYSTHPISYTSVNRVASDHPRGLYVDKFITLYSDQNNILQLDRNKSILGVDLSPFGSPDGVYEKEIELLNYVKENRFTYLILYGMGSLFNGTLQTNNPTLYNFLTNRLCEFMQLAKNNYCVNSFGTAGFKEDFYLSVIDYNTNNISMPIFNLTSNERSLVNNDSTLIRIIEETNIDSLQNQSLYINQFYRYLLGLGRLVATNGTCINFDVLNVEYEYWNKTDDGDGLSDIESKWNQLAVQSKTQTSGGSPIPPYLFSLRSIADNNNLLTEIYLGYLRNVDPDLYPARLAPQNVADTLDGLDGTPGLRKLTDRILLHFYRTNPSGMVSGSYGDRLNNFKAIPTLDQTDIHPIFSSEEKVHMGAGEAFFGEWFESPILTGENITPNIYSAEKIFYNEWRASSNTTNDENLVLPYAAQWFTSSYMVNQLDHPVTFYTNDAPRCTTTTITSVRVQFNYQGTSEGNITAAFELRDKTNSLEMPSVTCATNVTDDYSVSYPINLCLPSYDLSTSSAKNPYKAVLTLTEHRIDCDYTYNCSRDVWVSNITPQIEVVGNYSYDAGTNTYSICEGEPLLLNGNISGTLQWYKVGTTGSLSTGRSFAPTTTGEYYYYKSNGSCVGNSASVNIQIQANPLASITSSCTANNSNVVFLASSGTSYLWNDGSTNQSLVVTSSGSSSVIITNGSGCTRFASINTLSRPSISAGSPISCNITLSETTFEGSSNYYYEWFKFNPNTAIWQSIQAPTTSNLCVVNSGGQYKVTVSTLSGNNCRTSNPFTTSSNTTGITTASVSQPTCGGGANGSINITVLGSGNTFMWQPGSISTEDLTGLVAGTYTVTVTKSGCSSTQSFVLINSNYSVPSITQTNVSCNGGNNGQLQVTGTCSGCSYQWSSTPPQATNPAIDLSSGIYTVTVTNGSCNGTRTASISEPTQLLTYVSSYTNISCNGMTDGSSVVTAYGGTVPYTYLWSPGNSTIANPSNLSGGTYTVTTTDSKGCSSIAAIIISEPDQLNGSTSSTPASTPSSNDGTASVSISGGTSPYTVSWNTIPVQTSLTATSLVSGVYTATITDANGCTRTSSVSVSFLSCPLSLSTTITNEGCIGQSNGILTFVPTGNTGTVNFILNPGSISNSTGVFSNLPVGVTYNVTATDAINCAATASQHITGNGLPTVISSFSNTASCSEGQINLSASGASSYSWLPSLTCTSPCSTAVVSPSSSTTYTVIGTDVNGCSSSSTITVAQDPLCCHTFASYSNQSDFDDHSPASNTISGSSNLNESVEIGNSSGSPAYTITLSACTLDISGGMTITVHPNSTLHITSSSLLEPCDEMWGGVIVEDGGILIVDGGSEINGAEFGAKLLDGSNFSSDDATFSSNYIGLYVPPASSSLNNVNLLMNKTHFIGTATLPLPYATQSTQPGTYPLAGIFVNDLALLDLQGTVGGTLADQIYFNNLNFGILAHNSNVNLENEIRFENITNYDNGYRSLISDRSALGSSIYSESSTGAELLVVLNNPLFYGNGNGISAFHVNAHLEGNNFGNISTKNGIRIVNSTNLIVEVLNNTILAHSIGIDLNLNDQAQKLNVYGNIINMVSTSGQSIGISAMDGGLSSNYSVLSHNTIYMATSSIYSIGVLLNSCNAYKVASNDIYFPSSLSPEGDGIQVSGCSNLMLTCNYIQGTFNSLSNSSQYGIRTTFSQAGDYFYKCNTVGHTYEGFYFEGTNNGIWESNSMFRDAFGLHVSRSGEMGDQIHEGNSWRGSYTIWAAKHENIPALSHEQIVADPSTLLHMPTSIDPSSGWFNGISGTEASCSSSDIDFPEYCMDPEIVPVSNSRISRKDILTARDSVHSLNFDEQTVWFSKKNLMQKILIDTTLTAEDTSISSFYGNNKLELMSRLGYLNLMKDSLTLLDSASTAISTMDLDSLVHLIDFASYCDSLILNDTTLESETIYGLLGQKDSVLELLMGQVIDNRESLVSIQATLISRGSDLLDGNDTLASGDDFIQNEIDINHFYLSRVSKNDWSSLYPDSMDILAIAVKCPLSSGPSVFGARSLFHFINNEEYYNDDLKCISLDTCSVLKRPNLISAELNFGVCNGSYEYSISSISGATLGYKWSLPPGASFVGDSTGNSITVTFPDTFQQGEICVHGRNACGEGLDRCMAIFGVPKPVDNISGNSSVCASDIEVYTWDASPGAAEYIVIVPDGATCLTGSPTNSTLAVIEYGTEGGEVSIIASSACGNSDTTSLVIDMSCRTGHSSLFNTTQDHLPSIYPNPTNGKTTLIYHLSNSKGYLQLINLFGETLQLIELNGKETMTTFDISDLAPEVIGYRLIDGENIVNNGKIVIIK; encoded by the coding sequence TTGGCTACATTCACAAGTTTCTGTTATGCCGGAAATTATACTTGGAATGGCAATACTTCTACTGCATGGGCAACTTCGTCAAATTGGACTCCGTCAGGTGTCCCAGGCTCTACGGATACCGTTACGATAGTAACCGGATCGCGGAATGTCTATTTAGCGGCAAACACTTCGGTTAAGCAACTTACCATCACTTCCGGGACTATTGACCTTCAATCTTATACTTTATCGGTTTCTGCAACCGGTATGTTTACAAGTGGTCAAATTAATAACGGAACATTGAGTTTGTATGGTACTTCTACCATCACATTTAAAGGGACTACATTTGGAGCAATAGTAAGTGCCACAGGAAACAGTATATTGTTGAATGGCTCAACCTTTAATGACAGCTTGAGTGTTGTGAAGAAAGGAACGGCAGGTGACAATGGAAAAGGAGGAAACACTTTTAATGGAGCTGTTTCAATTATTGATAGCGCTTCTGGTAATTTGGTGCTCTCTGACTCTTTTCCGGATGTTTTTAATTCAAGGGCATGGGTAACTAATAGGAGTACAGGTAAAATTTATATCGCACATCGTGGTACAAGTAACCAATTCAATGGCAATGTCACGTTCGCCGGAAAAAATATTTGGTCAAATTATTACGGAACAGCCTCGTACAATGGGAATATTAATTTTGATACACCTAACGGTGAAGTTTATTTTGGTTATTCTAATGGAAGTTGTTCGCTCAGTAGTGGTAAAAATCTATCAATTGGAACAAATGGTTTTAGTGCTGGTTTTCTTTACCTCCGGAATTTTGTTCAGTCCGATTCAACTATTTCAATCAACCTTACGCTTTCTGGTACAGCAAAAATTGCATTTGAAAGCGGTACGTCAATAAAAGCAAATGTATCTGCATCCGCACCTTTCATTTATTTAGAAGGTACACGATTCTTAGGCACATGTTCAATAACAACTACCGGATCAAGTAATATCACTTCATTGGGCGGTTCATATTTTGCAAAAGCAACAACCATGTATCATAATCCGTCTGCTGCATGCACATTCACGAGTGGGAGTACCTCTGTTGACACTTTTGCCTCGCCAGTTGTTCTTAAAAATGGCATTGGAACTATGAGTATAAATAATTCCCTTTTCCTTGACAGTGTTACTTTTAAGAATTTAAATACATCAACAGGTTCTGACAGATATTATATTGCGAATACCGGAAATGCAAGAATGAAAGGAAAAGTTGTTTTAGATAATGCACTTGCTGGAATGAATTTCGGAAATTCAGGAGGGACTACTACTTTGGATAGTTCGGCAAGTATGAGTGTGCTTTCAACTTTCACAGGTAATCTAACATTGAAAAATTTCATTCAGAAAGGTTCGAATTCTGTTTCTATTGCACTTAACAATTCCAGTACTAAACTGATTCTAAATTCAGGGACATCTTTTGAAGGGTCATTTACATATTATGGCAGGAATATCCAACTTAATGGAACAACCTTTAATTCTACCACTGAAATAACTAGGTATGGAACTTCAGGTGATGTGAGTTCTGGTGGAAATATTTTCAATGGAAATACTACGATTCGAGATTCCAGTTCACACAATCATGACTTTATTTTAGCTAATTCGAACATTGATATTTTCAATAACACTATAACGTTTATTCAAAAGGGTACGAATGTGAATATTTTACCAGCGTACAATTCAAATACTATTTTTAGTGGAGATATTAATTTCATAAGCACTTCTCCAATACAATGCGGAGCGAATGGGGGTAAAGTTATTTTTAATGGAAATTATGTTCAATATCTTACAAAGAATTCCGTTGCACCGACATTTAGAAAAATTGAAATTAACAAGCATCGTTCGTTTGTAAAATTAGGGTTTCCTGTTAGTTTAAATGATTCCTTGATTCTTGCAGAAGGAATACTGATTACTGATACAACAAACATTCTCGCTTTAGGGGTGAACGGAATAATTCTAGGTGGAAATGATAGCTCCTATATTTTTGGACCAATGCAAAAGCTTGGTAATTCAAAATTTGAATTTCCGCTTGGAGATTCTTTATTATCAACTGGACCTTATCATCCATTATCCATTTCTCCACCAAGTTCTATCACAGATGAATTTCAAGTACAATATTTCCCTGACAGTTTAAATATCTCTGGAACTTTGGATAGTGTTGATTTAGGTATTTGCGAATATTGGAATGTAAAAAGAATTGCTGGTAACAGCACAATAAAAGTATCCTTGGGATGGAATTCGAATAGTTGTCAGATAGATGATCAACAATATATGGTTGTAAGTGGATTTGATTCATTATGGCATAATTATGCAAAATTTGTTTCAAACCATACAACAGAAGTGTCCGGTATAATCCAATCTTTAAATGAAGCAAGCATTACAGACCACATGTATTTTACTATTAGCAAATATAGTACTCATCCAATAAGTTATACAAGTGTCAATAGAGTTGCAAGTGATCATCCTCGTGGGCTGTATGTTGATAAATTCATAACTTTATATTCTGACCAAAATAATATTTTACAACTTGATAGAAATAAATCAATTCTGGGAGTAGACCTAAGTCCATTCGGTAGTCCTGATGGCGTGTATGAAAAAGAAATAGAACTATTAAATTATGTAAAAGAAAATCGATTTACATATTTGATTTTGTACGGAATGGGATCACTTTTTAATGGAACTTTACAAACAAACAATCCAACCCTATACAATTTCCTTACAAATAGATTGTGTGAATTTATGCAACTTGCTAAAAATAATTACTGCGTAAATTCATTTGGAACAGCTGGGTTTAAAGAAGATTTTTATTTAAGTGTTATTGATTACAACACGAATAATATTTCTATGCCAATATTTAATTTAACTTCAAATGAAAGGTCATTAGTAAATAATGACTCGACATTGATTCGGATAATTGAGGAAACAAATATTGATTCACTACAAAATCAATCTCTCTATATTAATCAATTCTATAGATACTTATTGGGCCTTGGGAGATTGGTCGCAACAAATGGGACCTGCATAAATTTTGATGTTTTGAATGTTGAATATGAATATTGGAATAAAACTGATGATGGTGACGGATTGAGTGATATTGAGAGCAAATGGAATCAGCTTGCAGTTCAAAGCAAGACCCAGACCAGTGGAGGTTCACCTATACCTCCATATTTATTTTCCTTGAGGAGCATTGCTGATAACAATAATTTATTGACAGAAATTTATCTTGGTTATTTAAGAAATGTAGATCCAGATCTTTACCCAGCGAGACTTGCTCCGCAGAATGTTGCAGATACACTTGATGGCCTTGATGGTACCCCCGGGCTTCGAAAACTAACTGATAGAATTCTTTTACATTTTTACAGGACGAATCCATCTGGTATGGTTTCTGGGTCGTATGGAGATAGATTAAATAATTTTAAAGCAATACCTACTTTGGATCAAACAGATATTCACCCAATTTTTAGTTCCGAAGAAAAGGTACATATGGGAGCGGGCGAAGCTTTTTTCGGTGAGTGGTTTGAAAGCCCAATATTAACTGGTGAAAATATCACACCTAATATCTATAGTGCCGAAAAAATATTTTACAATGAATGGCGTGCAAGTTCAAATACGACAAATGATGAGAATTTAGTGTTGCCATATGCGGCACAATGGTTTACGTCAAGTTATATGGTGAATCAATTGGATCATCCGGTAACTTTTTATACAAATGATGCACCAAGATGTACAACGACCACTATCACTTCGGTACGCGTTCAATTTAATTATCAAGGGACTTCTGAAGGTAATATTACCGCAGCTTTTGAATTGAGGGACAAAACTAATAGCTTGGAAATGCCTTCAGTTACTTGTGCCACTAATGTGACAGATGATTACAGTGTCAGTTATCCAATAAATTTATGTCTTCCATCATATGATTTGAGTACATCTAGTGCAAAAAATCCCTACAAAGCTGTTCTTACTTTAACTGAGCATCGGATTGATTGTGACTACACATATAATTGTAGCAGAGATGTATGGGTTAGTAATATCACTCCCCAAATTGAAGTAGTTGGGAATTATTCTTATGATGCAGGTACTAATACTTATTCGATTTGCGAAGGTGAGCCCCTTCTTTTAAATGGTAATATATCTGGAACTTTGCAATGGTATAAAGTTGGAACCACAGGTTCATTAAGCACAGGAAGGTCTTTTGCGCCGACTACCACTGGCGAATATTATTATTACAAATCAAATGGGAGTTGTGTTGGGAATAGCGCTTCTGTAAATATTCAAATACAGGCCAACCCATTAGCTTCGATTACGTCATCGTGTACTGCAAATAACTCAAATGTTGTATTCTTGGCATCCAGTGGAACTAGTTATTTATGGAATGATGGCAGCACCAATCAATCATTAGTAGTAACATCTTCTGGTTCTTCAAGTGTGATAATTACAAATGGAAGTGGATGTACTCGATTTGCCTCTATTAATACTCTGAGTAGACCATCAATTAGTGCTGGGTCTCCAATCAGCTGTAATATTACTTTATCCGAAACTACTTTCGAAGGCTCTTCAAATTATTATTATGAGTGGTTTAAATTTAATCCTAATACCGCCATATGGCAATCAATACAAGCACCTACGACAAGTAATTTGTGCGTTGTGAATAGTGGTGGTCAGTATAAAGTTACAGTTAGTACATTAAGCGGAAATAATTGTAGAACATCAAATCCTTTCACGACCTCTTCAAATACCACAGGTATTACAACGGCATCAGTTTCCCAGCCAACTTGTGGTGGTGGAGCGAATGGTTCGATCAATATCACGGTTCTTGGAAGTGGTAATACTTTCATGTGGCAACCAGGGTCAATTTCTACAGAAGATTTAACTGGATTAGTAGCGGGTACTTACACTGTTACAGTCACAAAATCTGGATGTTCTTCTACCCAAAGTTTTGTTTTAATCAATTCGAACTATAGCGTGCCATCAATAACTCAAACCAATGTCAGTTGTAATGGTGGCAATAATGGACAATTACAAGTGACTGGTACTTGCAGTGGATGTTCATATCAATGGTCAAGTACTCCACCTCAGGCAACTAACCCAGCAATTGATCTTTCATCAGGGATATATACTGTAACTGTTACAAACGGATCATGCAACGGTACAAGGACTGCAAGCATCAGTGAGCCAACTCAATTATTAACTTATGTTTCATCTTATACCAATATTTCCTGCAATGGCATGACTGATGGTTCAAGTGTAGTCACCGCCTATGGAGGAACTGTTCCTTATACTTATCTGTGGTCTCCAGGAAATAGTACAATTGCAAATCCTAGTAATTTAAGCGGCGGCACATATACAGTTACTACTACCGACTCGAAGGGTTGTTCGTCTATTGCTGCAATAATTATTTCAGAACCAGATCAATTGAATGGATCAACTTCTAGTACACCAGCTTCCACACCAAGTAGCAATGATGGGACTGCTTCAGTAAGTATTTCTGGTGGCACATCACCTTATACAGTAAGTTGGAATACAATTCCTGTTCAAACTAGTTTAACTGCAACTAGCCTTGTTTCGGGTGTATACACAGCAACTATTACTGACGCCAATGGATGCACCCGCACTTCATCTGTAAGTGTTTCATTTTTATCTTGCCCCCTGTCACTCTCTACTACTATCACCAATGAAGGATGTATAGGTCAATCCAATGGAATATTAACATTTGTACCAACTGGAAACACTGGGACAGTTAATTTTATATTAAATCCAGGTAGTATTTCGAATTCCACCGGAGTTTTTAGTAATCTGCCCGTAGGTGTTACATATAATGTTACGGCGACCGACGCAATTAATTGTGCCGCAACGGCAAGCCAACATATAACAGGAAATGGATTGCCAACCGTAATTTCATCTTTTTCAAATACCGCATCTTGTTCTGAAGGACAGATTAATCTGTCTGCATCTGGAGCAAGCTCTTATTCATGGTTACCTTCATTGACCTGTACTTCACCATGTTCCACCGCAGTAGTTTCGCCGAGTTCATCTACGACATATACCGTAATAGGAACTGATGTTAATGGATGCAGTTCAAGTTCCACAATTACCGTGGCACAAGATCCATTGTGTTGTCACACATTTGCAAGTTACTCAAATCAATCCGATTTTGATGATCATTCCCCTGCATCAAATACAATATCGGGCTCCAGTAATTTGAATGAATCAGTTGAAATTGGTAATAGCTCAGGATCACCTGCGTATACAATTACTTTGTCAGCGTGTACTCTTGATATTTCTGGTGGCATGACAATCACGGTTCATCCAAATTCAACATTGCATATTACTAGTAGTTCTCTCCTTGAACCATGCGATGAAATGTGGGGTGGAGTCATTGTTGAAGATGGGGGCATCTTAATAGTTGATGGCGGATCTGAAATAAACGGAGCAGAATTCGGGGCTAAATTATTAGATGGATCAAATTTTAGTTCTGATGATGCCACTTTCAGCAGTAATTACATTGGATTATATGTACCACCTGCTTCTTCTAGTTTGAACAACGTGAATTTATTAATGAATAAAACTCATTTTATAGGTACTGCAACACTTCCGTTGCCATATGCTACTCAAAGCACTCAGCCTGGAACATATCCTCTTGCTGGAATTTTCGTTAACGATCTTGCTCTTCTTGATCTGCAAGGTACTGTTGGCGGCACTTTAGCAGACCAAATTTATTTCAACAATTTAAATTTTGGAATCCTGGCACACAACAGTAATGTGAATCTTGAAAATGAAATTCGTTTTGAAAATATTACGAACTATGATAATGGATATCGATCTTTAATTAGTGATCGTTCTGCACTAGGTTCTTCCATTTATTCCGAAAGTTCAACTGGAGCTGAACTTCTAGTGGTATTAAATAACCCGCTATTCTATGGTAATGGAAATGGCATTTCAGCATTTCATGTAAATGCTCATTTAGAAGGAAATAATTTTGGAAATATTTCCACTAAAAATGGTATCCGAATTGTCAATTCTACAAATTTAATTGTAGAAGTGCTTAACAATACAATTCTAGCACACTCTATTGGCATAGATCTTAATTTGAATGACCAAGCACAAAAACTTAATGTTTACGGAAACATAATCAATATGGTCTCCACATCAGGTCAATCAATTGGAATTAGTGCAATGGATGGTGGATTGTCCAGTAATTATTCTGTGCTTTCCCACAATACAATTTACATGGCAACCAGTTCAATCTATTCAATAGGAGTTTTATTAAACTCCTGCAATGCTTATAAAGTCGCATCGAATGATATTTATTTTCCTTCCAGTTTGTCTCCTGAAGGTGATGGTATTCAGGTGAGCGGATGTTCCAATTTAATGCTTACCTGTAATTACATTCAAGGAACCTTTAACTCTCTGAGTAATTCTTCTCAGTACGGAATACGTACCACGTTCAGTCAAGCCGGAGATTATTTTTACAAATGCAATACTGTTGGCCATACTTACGAAGGTTTTTATTTTGAAGGAACTAACAATGGGATTTGGGAAAGTAATTCAATGTTTAGAGATGCCTTTGGTTTGCATGTATCTCGCTCTGGTGAAATGGGTGACCAAATTCATGAAGGTAATTCTTGGAGAGGTTCGTATACTATTTGGGCTGCAAAGCATGAGAATATTCCAGCTCTTTCACATGAACAAATAGTAGCTGATCCTTCAACTTTATTACACATGCCTACTTCAATCGATCCATCATCAGGATGGTTCAACGGAATCTCGGGCACTGAAGCAAGTTGCAGTTCATCAGATATTGATTTTCCTGAATATTGTATGGATCCGGAAATTGTTCCTGTTTCAAACTCCCGGATTTCCCGAAAAGATATATTAACAGCACGGGACAGTGTACATAGTCTGAATTTTGATGAACAAACAGTGTGGTTTTCTAAGAAAAATTTAATGCAGAAGATTTTAATTGATACTACGCTTACGGCAGAAGATACTTCTATCTCGTCTTTTTATGGCAACAACAAATTGGAACTGATGTCAAGGCTTGGTTACCTAAATTTAATGAAAGATAGTTTAACACTTCTTGATTCTGCTTCAACTGCGATTAGTACTATGGACTTGGATAGTTTGGTCCATCTAATTGACTTTGCTTCGTATTGTGATAGCCTGATATTAAACGATACCACTCTTGAAAGCGAAACTATTTACGGTTTGCTGGGTCAGAAGGATTCTGTCCTGGAACTGCTGATGGGACAGGTGATCGATAACCGAGAATCATTAGTATCCATACAAGCTACTTTAATATCAAGAGGAAGTGATCTTCTGGACGGTAACGATACCTTGGCTTCCGGTGATGATTTTATTCAAAATGAAATTGATATTAACCATTTCTACTTATCAAGAGTTTCAAAAAACGACTGGAGTTCGCTTTATCCCGATTCTATGGACATTCTTGCGATTGCTGTTAAATGCCCTTTAAGTAGCGGACCATCCGTTTTTGGAGCAAGGAGTCTTTTTCATTTTATTAATAATGAGGAATATTACAACGATGATTTGAAATGTATTTCTCTAGATACATGTTCTGTTCTTAAACGTCCAAATTTAATTTCAGCTGAGTTAAATTTTGGAGTTTGCAATGGATCTTACGAGTATTCAATTTCTTCCATTAGTGGTGCAACACTTGGATACAAATGGAGCCTACCACCAGGCGCTAGTTTTGTAGGTGATTCTACAGGCAATTCAATTACCGTAACTTTTCCCGATACATTTCAGCAAGGAGAAATATGTGTGCATGGAAGAAATGCATGTGGAGAGGGCTTGGATCGTTGTATGGCTATTTTTGGAGTTCCAAAACCGGTCGACAATATTTCGGGGAACTCAAGTGTATGCGCAAGCGACATTGAGGTCTACACCTGGGATGCTTCTCCAGGCGCAGCCGAATACATCGTGATCGTTCCGGATGGAGCAACTTGTCTAACCGGCAGTCCAACGAATAGTACACTTGCGGTGATTGAATACGGAAC
- a CDS encoding response regulator transcription factor, translating to MYTPFSVGYFDKSASTIFLASFFFNHFDKLVKKSILISDFQELFEKVRHEKIDSLIINYQSLGFDSIPKIKLVKRSFPEISILVINFDHSEFELTHLLKAGVNAICPPNSSMENILLWAYELKPSEIRRNYLVTNKILKRIKSNIINSLTELSMIEIQCIKEFCSGFKHDEIGKRHNLSKRRIDNLFHSIRQKTSCNCQVDFVRFGLMFDLIDWRLLVFETAEKIKGL from the coding sequence ATGTATACGCCTTTTTCTGTAGGGTACTTTGACAAGTCAGCTTCTACAATTTTTTTAGCATCCTTCTTTTTCAATCATTTCGATAAGCTGGTAAAAAAATCAATCCTTATTTCAGATTTTCAAGAGTTGTTTGAAAAAGTCAGGCATGAAAAAATTGATTCATTAATAATTAATTATCAATCACTCGGATTCGATTCAATTCCAAAAATCAAATTAGTCAAACGATCTTTTCCGGAAATCTCAATTCTTGTTATCAACTTTGATCATAGCGAATTTGAACTTACCCATTTACTTAAAGCCGGGGTAAACGCAATTTGTCCGCCAAATAGTTCAATGGAAAATATTTTGTTATGGGCATATGAACTGAAACCCTCAGAAATTCGGAGGAATTACTTAGTGACAAATAAAATTCTTAAAAGAATAAAATCAAATATCATAAATTCTTTGACCGAACTTAGTATGATTGAAATTCAATGTATCAAAGAGTTTTGCTCAGGATTCAAACACGATGAAATTGGTAAAAGACATAATTTATCAAAACGCAGAATAGATAACTTATTCCACTCCATCCGTCAAAAAACCAGCTGCAATTGTCAGGTAGATTTTGTAAGGTTCGGATTGATGTTTGATTTAATTGATTGGCGTTTGTTGGTATTTGAGACTGCAGAAAAGATTAAAGGGCTTTGA